A region of the Nocardia nova SH22a genome:
TGCGCGGGAGAGCTGTTCGCACACAGCGCGGTGCTGGCGGGCCGCCCGGAGAATGTCTCCGCATTGCGCACGACCGGTTGGCATTTCGGCCGGATCGCCCATCTGGCGGACGCCATCGAGGACATCGACGCCGACCGCCGCCGTGGCCGGTTCAATCCGCTGATCGCCACCGGGGTGAGTGTCGAGGCGGCGCACGGGTTACTTCGCGAGTCGCACAGCGATATTCGCCGTGCGCTGCGGCACACCGGTGTGGATCGGTTTCCCGCCATTCGCTGGCTGCTGCTCGATCCGCTGCACGGGGTGGTGCGCAAACTGGGCCGGACAGCGGGCGCGGGCTGCGCCGATACCTCCCACCGCTGCGGGTGCGGAAAAGGCAGCGGCCGAACCCTTTCCGATACCACCGACGGGGTCGCCGCAGCCCAGCTGCTGGGCTTTCCGAGCGCGCCAGGCCATATCCGGCTGTCGGGTGCGGACACTCCGGCCGACGAGCGCTCGGCCGAAGCGGCCGACGGGCCGGTGCGCGAGGACGAACCGCGGCACCGGGGCACACATTTCACCGGAATCGTCCAGGTGCCGCTGGCGGTCGGCATCGGTCCGAGCGCCGAACTCGACTCACGGGCCCGTTCCGGCGCAATCGAGACCGTCACGCTGCCGCAATCGCAATACCCGTATCGACCCGATCCGTATCGAGGAAATCCATATCCCGGCCCGGCGCCGTACCAACCTGGGCCAGGGCAGCCGTATCAGCCCGGACCGGCACCGGCCTATCAGCCCGGGCCCTATCCGTCCGGCCCCGCGCCCGGCCAGTATCCGCCCGGACCCGGCCCGAATCAGCCGAATCCTTATGGCCCGCAACAGGATCCCTACGCGGCACCGTACAGCGATCCGGGGCAGCAGCCGTACGATATTCCGCCGCCGTTCACCGATCGGCCGTCCACCGATCCGCATCCGCCGGGCCCACCCCACGAGCCGCCGCCCGAGCCGCCCGGGTTCTGGAAGGGCATCGGCATCATCTGCGGCGTCTACTGCACGGGTTACGCCTGCTGTGCCTCTCATCAGCGGCCGTGCAGTGGTGAGCGTCGCGATTCATGGGCGAGCCGCAGCGATTGCGATTGCGGCGACTGCTGCGATTGTTCCGACTGCGGGGATTGCTGCAGCTGCTGTAACTGCTGCAGCGATTGCTGCGACGGGTGCGATTGTGACTGCTGCGGCTGCGATTGCAGCTGCTGAACGGCCGCACACCTTTTCGGCTTCGCCGCGTATCGAATCCCCCATGCGATCCGATATGCGGCCACCGAAAAGATGTGCGGCCGTCCGTCACCGCGGCACTGCTCAGCGCAGCGTTGCGGTCAGATGAGGGTAGCCCTTCTTGGGGTTCTTCAGCGAGAGATCCCAGCCCTCCGAGGTCTGGTCCGCGTAGACGTTGACCGTGGACGGCAGCAGGATCGGCTTGCCGAATTTCACCGCGTAGGCGGTCTCGGCGGGCACCCGGCCCTCGATCACGCCGAGGATCGCCGCGGCCGACCACATGCCGTGCGCGATCGCGCGCGGGAAGCCGAAGGCCTTGGCGCTCAATGCGGACATGTGGATCGGATTGCGGTCACCCGAGGCGGCGGCGTAGCGATGGATCATGGCCTGATCCACCTTCCACGTGCGCAGCGGCGGCGGGGGCACCTCGTCCGGCTTCGGTTCCGGTTTGGGACCGCCCGACAACGAGGTGCGCTGCTGGTGCAGGAAGGTCGTGACCTGGCGCCACACCAGTTCCCGGCCCACCCGGATCTCGCTGATCGCGTCGACCAGCAGGCCCTTCGGGTGCTCGCGCAGATTCTCCACGTGGGCGTGGATGTCGAGCGGTTCGCTGACCGAGATCTCGCGGGTGCGCTCGATCAGGTTCTCCGCGTGCACCGCGCCGACCGCGACGAACGGGAAATCGCGGGCCACGACCAGTTGCATCACCACGGGGAAGGTGAG
Encoded here:
- a CDS encoding DUF5685 family protein, encoding MRPGTTGAELFGLLTPCGHSAAKYGLDAADWRTHMCGLCLGLRDGHGQLARAATNTDAIVLNVLTEAQSAAAPRRDEAGPCPLRGMQRATVAATDSPGVRLAATASLLLGAAKIRDRVDDGDAGPLTRRPMRRTSDRWFDSARACAARIDLDIEPLIAAVGRQTDIERAVELRGVPGTDADGLAALAELTEPTQLCAGELFAHSAVLAGRPENVSALRTTGWHFGRIAHLADAIEDIDADRRRGRFNPLIATGVSVEAAHGLLRESHSDIRRALRHTGVDRFPAIRWLLLDPLHGVVRKLGRTAGAGCADTSHRCGCGKGSGRTLSDTTDGVAAAQLLGFPSAPGHIRLSGADTPADERSAEAADGPVREDEPRHRGTHFTGIVQVPLAVGIGPSAELDSRARSGAIETVTLPQSQYPYRPDPYRGNPYPGPAPYQPGPGQPYQPGPAPAYQPGPYPSGPAPGQYPPGPGPNQPNPYGPQQDPYAAPYSDPGQQPYDIPPPFTDRPSTDPHPPGPPHEPPPEPPGFWKGIGIICGVYCTGYACCASHQRPCSGERRDSWASRSDCDCGDCCDCSDCGDCCSCCNCCSDCCDGCDCDCCGCDCSC
- a CDS encoding MaoC family dehydratase, giving the protein MADTQTISLNEPPKTGSLYLKAALGAVPLPLVSARKSEIPDRAVEWNGVRVDPDHLAAYCHATGLRFGDSLPLTYPFVLTFPVVMQLVVARDFPFVAVGAVHAENLIERTREISVSEPLDIHAHVENLREHPKGLLVDAISEIRVGRELVWRQVTTFLHQQRTSLSGGPKPEPKPDEVPPPPLRTWKVDQAMIHRYAAASGDRNPIHMSALSAKAFGFPRAIAHGMWSAAAILGVIEGRVPAETAYAVKFGKPILLPSTVNVYADQTSEGWDLSLKNPKKGYPHLTATLR